In the genome of Pediococcus claussenii ATCC BAA-344, one region contains:
- a CDS encoding exonuclease SbcCD subunit D: protein MKFIHAADIHLGSPFKGLKDIDLKVKQRVLDATGEAFKQLISNAIRDQVDFVLIVGDLFDNANPDLNSINLAIDQFEKLQDAGILVFLSFGNHDFLNNRIPVNIFPKNVNVFNADISNKIIELSTGERIGIAGFSYDKQAVTADMASLFPIRDSKVDFQIGMLHGSMDGINAPESHYAPFTKQELLNKNYDYWALGHIHQRQILNEMPIIQYSGNIQGRHVNENGKRGYYLLETNSSGIDSKFVETSRIIWKRLAYGITNEKDTREIIEHMITKVESSKEDVFQIIDLSLENADQLTRETVEQLSNGLVRDRVQAALGIDDFWIHKIKINFKTQTLQFSELDQSFWSEAQKAVFKPAEINSVAGKLFQNQFIAEEYLSDEQINELYNDVKVKLIEENVFGENTNED, encoded by the coding sequence ATGAAATTCATTCATGCTGCAGATATCCATTTAGGCAGTCCTTTTAAAGGCTTGAAAGATATTGATTTGAAAGTAAAACAGCGAGTGTTAGACGCGACGGGGGAAGCGTTTAAACAATTAATTAGCAACGCTATTCGTGACCAAGTTGATTTTGTTTTGATTGTTGGTGATTTATTCGATAATGCGAATCCTGACCTAAACTCAATCAATTTGGCAATTGACCAATTTGAAAAATTACAAGACGCAGGAATACTAGTATTTTTAAGCTTTGGAAATCATGACTTTTTAAATAATAGAATCCCAGTAAATATTTTTCCTAAAAATGTAAATGTTTTTAACGCGGATATAAGTAATAAAATCATTGAGTTAAGTACGGGAGAAAGAATTGGGATTGCAGGTTTTAGTTATGATAAGCAAGCTGTCACAGCTGACATGGCGAGCTTGTTTCCAATTCGTGATTCTAAAGTTGATTTTCAAATTGGAATGTTGCATGGAAGTATGGACGGAATTAATGCTCCTGAATCACATTATGCACCATTTACTAAACAGGAACTATTAAACAAGAATTATGACTACTGGGCTCTGGGACATATTCATCAAAGACAGATTCTTAATGAGATGCCAATTATTCAATATTCGGGAAATATTCAAGGCCGTCATGTTAACGAGAATGGTAAGAGAGGATATTATTTGTTAGAAACCAATAGCAGTGGAATCGACTCAAAATTTGTTGAGACAAGTAGAATCATTTGGAAAAGGTTGGCTTACGGTATAACTAATGAAAAAGATACTAGAGAAATCATTGAGCACATGATAACTAAAGTGGAGTCTTCAAAAGAAGATGTTTTTCAGATTATTGATTTGAGTTTAGAAAATGCGGACCAACTCACAAGGGAAACAGTGGAACAACTAAGCAATGGATTGGTTCGAGATCGAGTGCAAGCCGCTTTAGGAATAGATGATTTTTGGATTCATAAAATTAAAATTAATTTTAAAACCCAGACATTACAATTTTCTGAATTAGATCAAAGCTTTTGGAGCGAGGCCCAAAAAGCTGTTTTTAAACCTGCAGAAATAAATTCAGTGGCAGGCAAGCTATTTCAAAATCAGTTTATTGCGGAAGAATATCTTAGTGATGAACAAATTAATGAACTTTACAATGATGTAAAAGTAAAGTTAATTGAAGAGAATGTATTTGGAGAAAATACAAATGAAGATTAA
- a CDS encoding ATP-binding protein, producing the protein MKIKKIEIYGFGKWNNVEFNLDEQLQLFFGKNEAGKSTLRQFIISILFGFSDAKGKNKFNQYKPHSGAAYGGNLTVEYDGGFYQIERIDKPKKNTVNITNLTNGEKVDNGLLDEILGQVDLVTYREFFGFNQDDLELIQNVNHRTLQERIMRMGAVGGHEWFSLEDKLDSEANTLYKVRGQKPIINQLLKKVSAQEQLLNKEREELPQYDALIKVKQENQNKVEHLREEQNSFQGKLDQLENVKKAWNKIERMNILNSKITESKFDIPSIDTEEESINWQKYQSASQQVEKLKLVVQGLNTKINQNTKDNDLNLTSISNQIPAIKLQIGQREDYKRRTQRIIDSIDEIKSYGPSKIDISNVKELDENDNKNLQQLLLTKSRKESEVNQVKNQILSMPKHDEKNILLNPFLIGAAIWSILDLLLPISSLIKGVLLILAWGGAIALGLRQRATSGASPLQVELENEERQLDEVHQNLAAIGKQAGMMEFDVSEWTVIQNLVFQLKKSKTELQVANSELNKLNEDINSFWKQVHSINQLINIPEDEKGLSEIQKMQFDTKQVEHDVASLKGQMMAQSDQLDLQSKKKEESFDKLKLHFTIEQIDSGKIPALISEARQFQEAKKEFDSLKKAIDKEQLDEYNQFENIRVLNEQINSLQQQIQQNQQRQNELLDERSDKTGEISGLISRNEIQELEQDLEETKANLADHVHEWLVDKIAKKWIDETLEKATHGRLPEVITSASEYFNILTNGRYDEIKIGNQTIEVKRSDNHEKFELGELSRGTTDQLYISLRFAFVKIVSSESKLPLIIDDGFVSFDSDRTVNVFNIINKLSQEHQVIYLTSNEDIKKLSNEVQVLNLI; encoded by the coding sequence ATGAAGATTAAAAAAATTGAAATATACGGATTTGGAAAGTGGAATAATGTAGAGTTCAATCTTGATGAACAATTACAACTTTTTTTTGGTAAAAACGAAGCAGGAAAGTCAACGTTAAGACAATTTATAATTTCAATTTTATTTGGTTTTTCCGATGCAAAAGGAAAAAATAAATTTAACCAGTATAAGCCCCACAGTGGAGCAGCATACGGTGGTAATTTGACTGTGGAATATGATGGTGGATTTTACCAAATAGAACGGATCGATAAGCCTAAAAAAAATACTGTTAATATAACCAACCTAACAAATGGAGAAAAAGTTGATAATGGGTTATTAGATGAAATATTAGGACAAGTGGATTTGGTCACTTATCGAGAGTTTTTTGGCTTTAATCAAGATGACTTAGAATTAATTCAGAATGTCAACCATAGAACTTTGCAAGAAAGAATTATGCGAATGGGAGCAGTTGGTGGGCACGAATGGTTTAGCTTAGAAGATAAGCTTGATTCAGAGGCAAACACTTTATATAAGGTGCGTGGTCAGAAGCCGATTATTAATCAGTTATTGAAAAAAGTTAGTGCACAGGAACAACTATTAAATAAAGAAAGAGAGGAGTTGCCCCAGTATGATGCACTAATTAAGGTTAAACAAGAAAATCAAAATAAAGTTGAGCACCTTAGAGAAGAGCAAAACTCTTTTCAAGGTAAACTCGACCAATTGGAAAATGTAAAAAAAGCTTGGAATAAAATCGAACGAATGAATATCTTAAACTCTAAAATAACAGAATCCAAGTTTGATATTCCGTCGATCGATACTGAAGAAGAATCAATAAACTGGCAAAAATACCAGTCGGCTAGTCAGCAGGTCGAAAAGTTAAAGTTAGTGGTACAAGGTTTAAACACAAAAATTAATCAAAACACTAAGGACAATGATTTAAACTTAACGAGCATCAGCAACCAAATTCCTGCGATAAAACTTCAAATTGGCCAGAGAGAGGACTATAAACGAAGAACGCAAAGAATTATTGACTCAATTGATGAGATTAAAAGTTATGGACCCTCAAAAATTGATATTTCTAATGTGAAAGAACTCGATGAGAATGATAATAAAAATTTGCAACAACTTCTTCTAACCAAGTCGAGAAAAGAGTCTGAAGTAAATCAAGTAAAAAACCAAATCCTATCAATGCCTAAACATGACGAAAAAAACATTTTACTTAATCCATTCTTGATTGGGGCGGCAATTTGGTCAATTTTAGATTTGCTTTTACCAATATCAAGTCTTATAAAGGGAGTTCTGCTTATTTTAGCATGGGGTGGGGCCATTGCTCTTGGGTTACGTCAAAGGGCTACTAGTGGAGCAAGCCCACTGCAAGTTGAGTTGGAGAACGAGGAAAGACAGTTGGATGAAGTACATCAAAATTTAGCTGCGATTGGTAAGCAAGCAGGTATGATGGAATTCGATGTGTCAGAATGGACTGTTATTCAAAATTTAGTTTTCCAATTAAAAAAATCAAAAACAGAATTACAGGTTGCTAATTCAGAATTGAATAAATTAAATGAAGACATTAATAGTTTTTGGAAGCAAGTTCATTCAATCAACCAGTTAATTAACATTCCTGAAGATGAAAAGGGATTGTCTGAAATACAAAAAATGCAGTTTGACACTAAGCAGGTCGAACATGATGTTGCTAGCTTAAAAGGACAAATGATGGCGCAATCCGATCAATTAGATTTACAAAGCAAGAAAAAAGAAGAATCTTTTGATAAATTGAAACTTCATTTTACCATTGAACAAATAGATTCAGGGAAAATACCTGCATTGATTAGTGAAGCACGACAATTCCAAGAAGCAAAGAAAGAGTTTGATAGTTTAAAAAAAGCTATAGATAAAGAACAATTAGATGAATATAACCAGTTTGAGAATATTAGAGTTTTAAATGAGCAAATTAATTCTTTGCAACAACAAATACAGCAAAATCAACAAAGACAAAATGAACTGTTAGATGAACGATCTGATAAGACAGGTGAAATAAGTGGTCTGATTTCCCGAAATGAGATTCAAGAATTAGAACAGGATTTGGAAGAAACAAAAGCAAATCTTGCGGACCACGTACATGAATGGCTTGTTGATAAAATAGCAAAAAAATGGATTGATGAAACATTGGAAAAGGCAACTCACGGTCGGCTACCTGAAGTTATAACGAGTGCTAGTGAATATTTTAATATTTTAACAAATGGACGCTATGATGAAATTAAGATAGGTAATCAAACGATTGAGGTTAAGCGTTCTGACAACCATGAAAAGTTTGAATTAGGTGAACTATCCAGGGGGACAACTGATCAGCTCTATATCAGTCTAAGATTTGCATTTGTAAAGATTGTTTCTAGTGAATCAAAGTTACCTTTGATTATTGATGATGGTTTTGTAAGTTTTGACTCAGATCGTACTGTTAACGTTTTTAATATTATTAATAAATTATCTCAAGAACACCAAGTGATATACTTAACATCAAATGAAGACATTAAAAAGTTGAGCAATGAGGTTCAGGTTTTAAATCTAATTTAG
- a CDS encoding 3'-5' exoribonuclease YhaM family protein produces MTKQIKEFENDESMDIFVLIKSADKRVTRAKKDYLSMTFQDQSGTIRGNFWDASSEDITNFQAGKVVFLSGLRETYKGNPQVKINSMRLADDASEPANPKLYMDKIPVSVDELREEINSTVFEITNADWNRIVRYLLKKFDASFFSFPAAKTNHHAFEGGLAFHTVSILRMAKSVAKQYEQIDKSLLFAGAILHDLGKTIELSGPVGTTYTVPGNLLGHIVLIDEEIVKAAQELKIDTNSESMIILRHMIISHHGLKEYGSPIEPHMLEAVVLHALDDLDAQIQMVSGALKGVTPGTFSERIFGMDGRNFYQPETK; encoded by the coding sequence ATGACAAAACAAATTAAGGAATTTGAAAATGATGAATCCATGGATATATTTGTTTTAATTAAATCGGCGGATAAACGAGTTACCCGAGCCAAAAAAGATTACCTATCAATGACATTTCAGGACCAATCTGGGACAATTAGGGGGAACTTTTGGGATGCAAGCTCGGAAGATATCACGAATTTTCAGGCGGGCAAAGTTGTATTTCTTAGCGGCCTCAGGGAGACATACAAGGGTAATCCACAAGTTAAAATTAATTCAATGCGATTAGCCGATGATGCCAGTGAACCTGCCAATCCCAAACTATATATGGATAAGATTCCGGTTTCTGTTGATGAATTACGTGAAGAAATTAATAGCACGGTTTTTGAAATAACTAATGCTGACTGGAATCGTATAGTACGATACCTTTTGAAAAAGTTTGATGCTTCATTCTTTTCGTTCCCAGCTGCGAAAACAAATCATCATGCTTTTGAAGGTGGACTGGCGTTTCATACGGTTTCAATTTTAAGGATGGCCAAATCAGTAGCGAAACAGTATGAACAGATTGATAAGTCATTATTGTTTGCTGGAGCGATTTTACATGATTTAGGTAAAACTATTGAATTATCAGGTCCAGTGGGGACTACATATACTGTTCCGGGCAATTTGTTGGGACACATTGTTTTAATTGATGAAGAAATTGTAAAAGCAGCGCAAGAATTAAAAATTGATACTAATTCAGAAAGTATGATTATTTTGCGTCACATGATCATTTCTCATCATGGGTTGAAAGAATACGGCTCTCCAATTGAACCGCATATGCTCGAGGCTGTTGTGCTACATGCTTTGGATGATTTAGATGCACAGATCCAAATGGTGAGTGGGGCATTAAAAGGTGTAACACCTGGTACATTTAGTGAAAGGATTTTTGGTATGGATGGTCGCAATTTTTATCAACCGGAAACCAAATAG